The region CCATGCGGTGGCCAGGGCCGCTACCGGGACCAGGTTCGAATAGATGGCCGTGCGGTTGTTTCCGAGTATTTGCACACCGCGGTACCAGAGAAGGTATGCGAGGCCGATCGCGAGAAATCCCGCGTAGGCTATTCCGAGCCAGGTGCCTACCGTGACCGTCGTGAAATCCGTGCGCATGACGGCCGGTAACCCGATGAGGACCAGAATTGGTGTGCCCGCGTAGAGATTCCACGCTGTCATCCGGAGTGCACCGTACCGTGCGACGGGTGCTCGACCAGCGACGGTGTAGATCGACCAGATGATCGACGAGAGAACGATCATGAGGTCCCCCCGCATGGTGTTGGATCCCAGGGATATCTCGTCTCCGCTACCCAGCACGACAAGCACCATTCCCGCCAGTGTCCCCGTGACGCCAAACGTTACCCAACGGGTGGGGCGCTCATGCCCGGCCAGAGCAGACAGTATTACGGTCCACACCGGAGTAGTCGACAGGAGCAGACTCGCGTTTCCGGCCCTGGTCCAATCGATTCCGTAGATGAAGCAGAGCTGATACGCCACGTTCCCGAGTGCTCCCAATAAGAGAATCCTTGGGACATCCTCACGGGCGGGGCGGGCAAGTCCTGGCCGACTTCGAACCATGACCCCCAGTGCGATCGCGGCAAGCGGAAAGCGTAGCGCATTGAGCGCCAGTGGTTCAATCTGCTCTAGAACCACCTTCACCACGGTGAAATTTACGCCCCAGATCCCGGCTAGGAGCAGCAGTCCGAGGTCTGGCGTGATGTCTCTGGAATTCTTGGGCATCAGCGGTCCGTGCGCGAAGCGTCGTGTGGCGCCGGAGCGCGGAAGTAAGTTGAGCGCAACGTCCGAACCCCGCCACAGAGTGTCCGTGTCCATCGGACATGTGCTGAGGCTCGATGACTACCCAGACCGCCGAGGGCATCGGCTGGCGCTATTGCGTGCGTTCCGCTTCCGAGACCGGGGCCTGTCGGTCTCAGGTCAATCGCTCCGATGGGCGGATTCACCCCACGCCGACCGCTGATTGACTGAGCCCGGTCGGAGTGGCGAAAGCGACCCGCGTCAGCCCAAGTAATTCAAGCGGGGTTGTCTTCCGCGGGGAGCTACAAAATTACCTCGGTGCAGCACCGACCGAGCTGGTCGACCTGGGTGTTTTCCCGGCGGTGCTCGGGCGCTTCCTTGACGTTTGTGGACTCCGTGATAGGCTAGGGGACGGTCGACCGTCGCGTGACGGGCGCGGATTCCTCACCCCTTTGAATTCAGGCACATGAAAGAATTTTCAGACGCGGAAGGTCTCACTTGGGTGGCGTCAGTCGAGGAAGATCTGGGTACGGATTACAAGGGCCGGTTCTACCTAGTGCTTACTCCGGCTGAGCGCGGTGCTCCGGTCGCTTTGGGTGACGTTCGATGGAACAGTCCGCGCACGGCCCGACGCTCGATTGAGACGATGTCTGTGGTCGAGCTCAGGCGTCGACTTCGTTCCGCCGCAGGACGGCACAACACCGCCACGACGCCCTGACCCACCCGATCGACGCCGCCCTCTTCCCGATACGGCGCCGGGAATACCCCGAGCCACCACAGGGAATCTTCCTCAACGCTGCGAGTTGGGGGCTCAACCCTCGCAGTGCTGTCGAAGAAGCAGCAGACCTCATGCTGCGCCGCAATCTGACGCATGGCTTTGCGGAAGCCGAACTAGGGTCGATCCAGCGCCGCTGTCGAACTGCTGCCGCAGCGATCATCGGGGCTGTGGCGGACGACATAGCGCTTGCCCCGAACACGTCGTTCGGCATGAATCTGGCTGCATCGCTGGTTTCTTCCGGACCGGTGGGAGCTATCGTCGTCTCCGAAGGTGAGTTCCCGGCGAACGTACTTCCCTTCCTGGCGCTCGAGGGGAGGGGCTTCCAAGTCCGGATCGTTCCGTGCGGTGCTGATGGTCTCCCCGATGAGGGCAGGCTCCTGCGGGAAATTGAGATGCCGGACGTGGTGGCACTGTCCGTTTCAGCTGTCCAGTTTGCCACGGGCGTGCTCATGGACACCCACCGCCTTGGCGATGCCTGTCGCAAACTCGGCATCCTGTATTTTATCGATGCGATCCAGGCCATCGGAGCGACACCGTTTTCAGTGCAAGACAGCGGGGCGGACCTCTTAGCGTGCGGCGGGCAGAAGTGGCTGTGCGGCCCATGGGGCTCGGGCTTCGTCTGGAT is a window of Longimicrobiales bacterium DNA encoding:
- a CDS encoding aminotransferase class V-fold PLP-dependent enzyme, with translation MLRRNLTHGFAEAELGSIQRRCRTAAAAIIGAVADDIALAPNTSFGMNLAASLVSSGPVGAIVVSEGEFPANVLPFLALEGRGFQVRIVPCGADGLPDEGRLLREIEMPDVVALSVSAVQFATGVLMDTHRLGDACRKLGILYFIDAIQAIGATPFSVQDSGADLLACGGQKWLCGPWGSGFVWISEEAQTRFDPPMVSWLATADGADFDNMLHYRMDWRPNARKFELATLGIQDYLGLARALEVLLEVGVAEVRAQLERLHAPVLAWVAERDDVRLITPPERSRRAGILSFIPPNVPAAAAALRAANVIFSLREGVLRLAPHWYNTVDETEEVVRILESTRND
- a CDS encoding DMT family transporter; the encoded protein is MPKNSRDITPDLGLLLLAGIWGVNFTVVKVVLEQIEPLALNALRFPLAAIALGVMVRSRPGLARPAREDVPRILLLGALGNVAYQLCFIYGIDWTRAGNASLLLSTTPVWTVILSALAGHERPTRWVTFGVTGTLAGMVLVVLGSGDEISLGSNTMRGDLMIVLSSIIWSIYTVAGRAPVARYGALRMTAWNLYAGTPILVLIGLPAVMRTDFTTVTVGTWLGIAYAGFLAIGLAYLLWYRGVQILGNNRTAIYSNLVPVAALATAWFWLHESPTPLQLAGAGVILAGLTIARLAQSADPRFRSPTEEPSSER